In one Thermaerobacter sp. PB12/4term genomic region, the following are encoded:
- a CDS encoding DUF402 domain-containing protein, with amino-acid sequence MRVEAWLATGRLKATWDGMLAAGPGWWAVAALWSRGPVAAGPLTFAPGDRLLEIYWAERWYNVFRVLAPPAPPAPGPREGHQAGGQGRAGEGEADAAGEEPGASGRLPGQAGGPHPRAGSRVWRPAGYRLKGYYVNLSTPARMLEEDGLPRGREAEAAAPQATRPVRLAYVDGVLDAVVLPDGSWQWLDQAEFRRMVQGAGRGSGIAGPAAADRVPEGERAGAPLPLPGPAAWRQAARHLAAGLAAGAGPFVENLVPWDDLERMLFPAPAGEG; translated from the coding sequence GTGCGGGTCGAGGCCTGGCTGGCCACAGGCCGGCTGAAGGCCACCTGGGACGGGATGCTGGCCGCGGGGCCGGGATGGTGGGCCGTCGCGGCCCTGTGGTCCCGGGGACCGGTGGCCGCCGGGCCCCTGACCTTCGCGCCGGGCGACCGGCTGCTGGAGATATACTGGGCCGAGCGCTGGTACAACGTGTTCCGGGTTCTGGCGCCGCCGGCCCCGCCGGCGCCCGGCCCCCGGGAGGGGCACCAGGCGGGTGGGCAAGGGCGGGCCGGGGAGGGGGAGGCGGATGCCGCCGGAGAAGAGCCGGGTGCCTCCGGCCGCCTGCCGGGGCAGGCCGGTGGACCGCACCCCCGGGCGGGATCCCGCGTTTGGCGCCCGGCCGGGTATCGCCTGAAGGGGTATTACGTCAACCTGTCGACCCCGGCCCGGATGCTGGAAGAAGACGGCCTGCCCCGCGGCCGGGAAGCGGAGGCGGCCGCGCCGCAGGCCACCCGGCCCGTTCGCCTGGCCTACGTGGACGGCGTGCTGGATGCGGTGGTTCTGCCGGACGGCAGCTGGCAGTGGCTGGATCAGGCGGAGTTCCGGCGGATGGTGCAGGGGGCGGGCCGGGGGTCCGGGATCGCGGGTCCTGCCGCCGCAGATCGGGTCCCGGAGGGGGAACGGGCCGGTGCCCCCCTGCCGCTGCCCGGGCCGGCCGCGTGGCGGCAGGCGGCGCGCCACCTGGCAGCGGGCCTGGCGGCGGGGGCGGGCCCCTTCGTGGAGAACCTGGTCCCCTGGGATGACCTCGAAAGGATGCTGTTCCCGGCCCCGGCCGGCGAGGGCTAG
- a CDS encoding YicC/YloC family endoribonuclease, which yields MGVVRSMTGFGHAGAQSAEHRLAVEVRTVNHRFLDVAVRLPREYGALEDRIRRAVTQHIERGRVDVTVRIDRLTSPVRGVHVDTHLAHAYYEALKELRRVLRLPGSIDVDMLLDLPDVLRVEQAEEDLDALWAALAPLLDAALRQVVAMREAEGAALAQDLAQRAARVEAQVEAVAGRAPEVVQAYRRRLEGRLAEWGDLAVDPQRVAAEVALMAERSDISEECVRLRSHCRQFRELLAQGGPVGRRLDFLLQEMHREINTIGAKAADLDIAGRVVEVKAELEKMREQVQNVE from the coding sequence ATGGGCGTGGTCCGCAGCATGACGGGATTCGGGCACGCCGGTGCCCAGTCGGCCGAACACCGGCTGGCGGTGGAGGTCCGCACGGTCAACCACCGGTTTCTCGACGTGGCGGTGCGGCTGCCGCGGGAATACGGCGCCCTTGAAGATCGGATCCGGCGTGCGGTAACGCAGCACATCGAACGGGGGCGTGTGGACGTCACCGTTCGTATAGATCGGCTTACATCACCCGTCAGGGGCGTTCACGTTGACACCCATCTGGCCCACGCGTATTATGAGGCGTTGAAAGAATTGCGCCGGGTTCTGCGCCTGCCGGGCAGCATCGACGTGGACATGCTGCTCGATCTCCCCGACGTGCTGCGGGTGGAACAGGCCGAGGAGGACCTGGACGCCCTGTGGGCGGCGCTGGCGCCGCTCCTGGATGCGGCTCTCCGCCAGGTGGTGGCCATGCGGGAGGCGGAAGGGGCCGCCCTGGCCCAGGACCTGGCCCAGCGGGCCGCCCGTGTCGAAGCCCAGGTGGAGGCCGTCGCCGGCCGGGCGCCGGAGGTTGTCCAGGCCTACCGGCGGCGGCTGGAGGGCCGGCTGGCGGAATGGGGGGACCTGGCGGTCGACCCCCAGCGGGTGGCGGCGGAAGTGGCCCTGATGGCGGAGCGCAGCGACATCAGCGAGGAATGCGTCCGCCTGCGCAGCCACTGCCGCCAGTTCCGGGAGCTGCTGGCCCAGGGCGGGCCGGTGGGGCGGCGGCTGGACTTCTTGCTGCAGGAGATGCACCGCGAGATCAACACCATCGGCGCCAAGGCGGCCGACCTGGACATCGCCGGCCGGGTGGTGGAGGTCAAGGCGGAGCTGGAAAAGATGCGGGAGCAGGTGCAGAACGTGGAGTAG
- the remA gene encoding extracellular matrix/biofilm regulator RemA: MDIKLVNIGFGNIVSAHRIVAIVSPESAPIKRMISEARDDGRLIDATYGRRTRAVIIADSNHIILSAVQPETVAHRLLSTREGE, translated from the coding sequence GTGGACATCAAGCTGGTGAACATCGGGTTCGGCAACATCGTCTCTGCCCACCGGATCGTGGCCATCGTCAGTCCCGAGTCGGCCCCCATCAAGCGGATGATCAGCGAGGCCCGGGACGACGGGCGCCTGATCGATGCTACCTACGGCCGCAGGACGCGGGCGGTCATCATCGCCGACAGCAACCACATCATCCTGTCGGCCGTCCAGCCCGAAACGGTGGCCCACCGCCTGCTCAGCACGCGGGAGGGCGAGTGA
- the gmk gene encoding guanylate kinase, with protein sequence MEAGQPDAARTAAERRPVPADSRSWPGLMIVLSAPSGAGKGTIRERLQKRLPGLVYAVSVTTRPRRPHEVDGVDYHFVSPEEFQRRVEAGELVEWARVYGNYYGTPREPMETWLREGRDVICEKDVQGALKLMDIYPDAVYIFAMPPSLEELERRLERRGTESEEARRQRLASADFEMACVDRYDYVVVNDDPDRAADDIVAIIRAEKLRARRRRHLVERVRAGGRIGG encoded by the coding sequence ATGGAAGCTGGACAACCCGATGCCGCCCGCACCGCTGCCGAGCGCCGGCCGGTTCCGGCGGATTCCCGGTCATGGCCGGGCCTGATGATCGTGCTCTCCGCTCCCTCGGGAGCCGGCAAGGGGACCATCCGGGAGCGCCTCCAGAAGCGGCTGCCGGGTCTGGTGTACGCCGTCTCCGTCACCACCCGTCCCCGGCGCCCCCACGAGGTGGACGGCGTGGACTACCACTTCGTCTCTCCCGAGGAGTTCCAGCGCCGGGTGGAGGCGGGGGAACTGGTGGAGTGGGCCCGCGTGTACGGGAACTATTACGGAACCCCCCGGGAGCCCATGGAGACGTGGTTGCGGGAAGGCCGCGACGTGATCTGCGAGAAGGACGTGCAGGGTGCCCTCAAGCTGATGGACATCTACCCCGATGCCGTGTATATCTTTGCCATGCCGCCTTCCCTGGAAGAGCTCGAGCGGCGGCTGGAGCGGCGCGGCACCGAATCGGAGGAGGCGCGCCGCCAGCGGCTGGCCAGCGCCGACTTCGAGATGGCCTGTGTCGACCGCTATGATTACGTGGTGGTGAACGACGACCCGGACCGGGCGGCCGACGACATCGTCGCCATCATCCGGGCGGAAAAGCTCCGGGCCCGCCGCCGCCGCCACCTGGTCGAACGGGTGCGCGCCGGCGGGCGCATCGGCGGCTGA
- the rpoZ gene encoding DNA-directed RNA polymerase subunit omega: MEKQRKAEAPRVTLDVLLDKVDSKYTLVVLAARRARQLVDGAEPVIEPRAAKPVTVALEELAAGKLSYVPGKAGIK; the protein is encoded by the coding sequence ATGGAGAAGCAGAGGAAGGCCGAAGCGCCGCGGGTCACCCTGGACGTGCTGCTGGACAAGGTGGACAGCAAGTACACCCTGGTGGTCCTGGCGGCCCGCCGCGCCCGCCAGCTGGTGGACGGCGCCGAGCCGGTGATCGAGCCGCGGGCGGCCAAGCCCGTCACCGTGGCGCTGGAAGAACTGGCGGCCGGAAAGCTGTCCTACGTGCCCGGCAAGGCGGGCATCAAGTGA
- the coaBC gene encoding bifunctional phosphopantothenoylcysteine decarboxylase/phosphopantothenate--cysteine ligase CoaBC has protein sequence MTPGAVEPGTARPLEGRTVILGVSGGIAAYKAAELARRLGERGARVVTILTAGAARFVTPLTFAALTHQPVYTAGDLWAPRAGVEHIRLADSADLVVLAPATAHLLAQLAAGLAGDLLTTVVLATGTRVPVLVAPAMNTHMWRHPATQANVQRLRAWGYHVMEPEAGPLAEGYSGVGRLPEPETIAARAAALLAGRRSLEGVTVLVTAGPTREPLDPIRFLSNRSSGKMGYALAEAARDRGARVVLVSGPVHLPDPPGVEVVRVETAAEMLEAVLQRAATAQVVIKAAAVADFRPARPAAHKIKKDTAAPLVELAPTVDILRELGRRKRPGQVLVGFAAETHDLLDNAQRKIREKNLDFIVLNDVTQPGAGFEVDTNIVTLVYPDGRRESLPAMSKRAVAEAILDRLPRWGEDQSQAAHRPEEGASGPGASGAVAGARDPDVRPGVVPGDGVHRGGEAE, from the coding sequence ATGACGCCGGGTGCCGTGGAGCCGGGCACGGCTCGTCCCCTTGAGGGGCGCACCGTGATCCTGGGGGTGTCCGGCGGCATCGCCGCCTACAAGGCGGCCGAACTGGCCCGCCGCCTGGGGGAGCGGGGGGCCCGGGTGGTCACCATCCTGACCGCCGGGGCCGCCCGCTTCGTCACGCCCCTGACCTTCGCCGCCCTGACCCACCAGCCCGTCTACACGGCCGGCGATCTGTGGGCGCCCCGGGCCGGGGTCGAGCACATCCGCCTGGCCGATTCCGCCGACCTGGTGGTGCTGGCACCGGCCACGGCCCACCTGCTGGCCCAGCTGGCAGCAGGCCTGGCGGGCGACCTCCTGACCACCGTGGTGCTGGCCACCGGTACCCGGGTGCCCGTGCTGGTGGCTCCCGCCATGAACACCCACATGTGGCGCCACCCCGCCACCCAGGCCAACGTCCAGCGACTGCGGGCCTGGGGCTACCACGTCATGGAGCCCGAGGCCGGACCCCTGGCGGAAGGGTATTCCGGCGTGGGCCGCCTTCCCGAGCCGGAAACCATCGCCGCCCGGGCCGCGGCGCTGCTGGCGGGGCGGCGGAGCCTGGAAGGCGTGACCGTGCTGGTCACCGCCGGCCCCACCCGGGAACCCCTTGATCCCATCCGGTTCCTCAGCAACCGCTCCTCGGGGAAGATGGGCTACGCCCTGGCCGAAGCGGCCCGGGACCGGGGGGCGCGGGTGGTCCTGGTGAGCGGTCCCGTCCACCTGCCCGACCCGCCCGGCGTGGAGGTCGTCCGCGTGGAGACGGCGGCGGAGATGCTGGAGGCCGTCCTGCAACGGGCCGCCACCGCCCAGGTGGTCATCAAGGCGGCGGCGGTGGCCGATTTCCGGCCGGCCCGGCCGGCGGCCCACAAGATCAAGAAGGACACCGCGGCGCCCCTGGTGGAACTGGCACCCACCGTGGACATCCTGCGGGAACTGGGCCGGCGCAAGCGGCCGGGACAGGTGCTGGTGGGTTTCGCCGCCGAAACCCACGACCTGCTGGACAACGCCCAGCGCAAGATCCGGGAGAAGAACCTGGACTTCATCGTCCTCAACGACGTCACCCAGCCCGGTGCCGGCTTCGAAGTCGACACCAACATCGTCACCCTGGTCTATCCCGATGGGCGCCGCGAATCTCTGCCGGCCATGTCCAAGCGGGCGGTGGCCGAGGCCATTCTAGACCGGCTGCCCCGGTGGGGGGAGGACCAGTCGCAGGCGGCCCACCGGCCGGAGGAAGGGGCCTCCGGACCCGGCGCCAGCGGTGCGGTAGCAGGGGCCAGGGATCCCGACGTCCGCCCCGGCGTGGTGCCGGGGGACGGCGTCCACCGCGGGGGCGAGGCCGAATGA